The Vitis riparia cultivar Riparia Gloire de Montpellier isolate 1030 chromosome 3, EGFV_Vit.rip_1.0, whole genome shotgun sequence genome includes a region encoding these proteins:
- the LOC117910660 gene encoding nicotinamidase 1-like, whose protein sequence is MVSKTVDLLKKELPLEQESVELCDDVVTGLVLVDIINGFCTVGAGNLAPLEPNQQISGMIDESAKLARVFCEKKWPIMAFLDSHRPDQHEHPYPSHCVAGTDESNLVPDLQWIEKEANVTIRRKDCYDGYIGSIERDGSNVFVDWVNTNKIKVLLVVGICTDICVLDFVCSTLSAKNRGFLGPLEDVVVYSRGCATFDFPDHIARNIKDSIAHPQELMHHVGLYMAKGRGAKIARKVSVGSMHEAAGC, encoded by the exons ATGGTATCTAAGACGGTTGACCTTTTGAAGAAGGAGCTCCCACTTGAGCAGGAGTCCGTGGAGTTGTGTGATGATGTTGTAACTGGTTTAGTTCTTGTGGACATCATAAATGGCTTCTGCACTGTTGGAGCCGGAAATCTG GCTCCGCTAGAGCCTAATCAGCAGATATCAGGAATGATTGATGAATCTGCAAAGTTGGCCAGAGTTTTCTGTGAGAAGAAGTGGCCCATTATGGCATTCCTTGACTCTCATCGTCCTGACCAGCATGAACACCCTTATCCTTCTCATTGTGTGGCTGGCACCGATGAATCGAATTTGGTTCCAG ATCTTCAGTGGATAGAAAAAGAAGCAAATGTAACAATCAGGCGCAAAGATTGCTATGATGGATATATTGGTTCAATTGAGAGGGATGGTTCCAATGTATTTGTGGATTGGGTGAACACCAACAAGATCAAAGTT CTATTGGTTGTAGGGATATGCACAGATATATGCGTGCTGGATTTTGTGTGCTCTACATTATCAGCAAAGAACCGTGGTTTTCTTGGCCCTCTGGAAGATGTAGTTGTGTATTCACGTGGCTGTGCGACATTTGATTTTCCAGATCACATCGCCAGAAACATTAAGGATTCCATAGCTCATCCCCAG GAACTGATGCATCACGTTGGTCTTTACATGGCTAAAGGGAGGGGAGCTAAGATAGCAAGAAAAGTGTCTGTTGGGTCCATGCatgaagcagctggctgctag
- the LOC117909739 gene encoding LOW QUALITY PROTEIN: fructose-1,6-bisphosphatase, chloroplastic-like (The sequence of the model RefSeq protein was modified relative to this genomic sequence to represent the inferred CDS: inserted 1 base in 1 codon) — protein MHSPVIPLYSTSIFPPKLHIFTPSRRLFSRTVLLQQRMASFSRIGVSSEVGGVRSSSGGDDGVGTLMEFVGKRGVDVGDELVVLFHHIQYACKRIAALVASPFNSTLGKHSGLGGGGGAGGSDRDAPKPLDIVSNEIILSSLRNSGKVAVMASEEDDFPVWISDDGPFVVVTDPLDGSRNIDASIPTGTIFGIYNRLVELDHLPKEEKTMLNSLQSGLKLVAAVYVLYSSATILCTSFGSGTHAFTLDHSTGDFILTHPNIKIPPRGQIYSVNDARYFDWPQGLRQYIDTVRQGKGKYPKKYSARYICSLVADFHRTLMYGGVAMNPRSHLRLVYEANPLSFLVEQAXGRGSDGKIRILSIQPVKLHQRLPLFLGSPEDIEELESYGDVQQKVNPGYEV, from the exons ATGCACTCACCCGTTATACCATTATACTCAACTTCAATTTTCCCGCCAAAACTCCATATTTTCACGCCAAGCAGAAGACTTTTTTCCAGAACAGTTCTTCTTCAGCAAAGAATGGCTTCATTTTCGAGAATTGGAGTCAGCTCAGAAGTAGGTGGTGTAAGATCGTCTTCAGGTGGTGATGATGGAGTAGGTACACTAATGGAGTTTGTGGGGAAGAGAGGGGTTGACGTGGGAGATGAGTTGGTGGTGTTGTTTCATCATATACAGTATGCTTGCAAGAGAATTGCAGCTCTTGTGGCCTCTCCTTTCAATTCAACTCTGGGGAAGCATTCGGGTTTGGGAGGTGGTGGGGGCGCGGGTGGCTCCGATAGAGACGCCCCAAAGCCCCTCGATATTGTTTCG AATGAAATCATTTTATCATCTCTCCGGAACTCTGGAAAAGTAGCAGTCATGGCTTCAGAAGAAGATGATTTTCCGGTTTGGATAAGTGATGATGGCCCATTTGTGGTGGTCACAGATCCTCTTGATGGTTCCCGAAATATTGATGCATCTATTCCTACTGGAACAATTTTTGGGATCTATAACCGCCTTGTTGAACTAGATCATTTGCCCAAGGAAGAGAAGACAATGCTTAATTCACTTCAGAGTGGATTGAAGCTTGTAGCTGCTGTCTATGTTCTCTATTCATCGGCCACAATACTATGCACCAGTTTTGGTTCAGGGACTCATGCATTCACCCTTGATCATTCAACAGGAGACTTTATTCTCACACATCCAAACATTAAAATTCCTCCACGAG GGCAAATCTATTCTGTAAATGATGCACGATATTTTGACTGGCCTCAAGGTTTAAGACAATATATTGACACTGTAAGACAAGGCAAAGGCAAATATCCCAAGAAGTACTCAGCTCGTTATATATGTTCTCTAGTCGCTGATTTTCACAGGACTCTAATGTATGGGGGAGTGGCAATGAATCCAAGGAGCCATCTTCGTCTGGTTTATGAGGCGAATCCTCTTAGTTTTCTGGTGGAGCAGG GGGGCAGGGGTTCTGATGGTAAAATTAGAATCCTTTCAATCCAACCGGTCAAGCTGCATCAAAGGCTTCCTCTGTTTTTGGGAAGTCCAGAGGACATTGAAGAGTTGGAGAGTTATGGGGATGTGCAACAGAAAGTAAATCCTGGTTATGAAGTCTGA